In the genome of Nonomuraea sp. NBC_00507, the window GGGCTGAACAACCCCCGTAAGGGGGCGCTCGACGACGTCGAGCACGCGTTACGGGGCCCCGGTCCATTCCTGGTCGGACCGGGGCATCGCGCTGTTCAGACTCCAGAGCACCGTCACACGGTGATGACCAGCTTGCCGCGCGCGTGACCCCTCGCGAGCTCGCGGACGGCCTCAGACGCCTCGCTCAGCGGGAACGTCTTGTCCACCACCGGTGTGATCTTGCCCTGCTCCGCCAGCTCGGCCAGCCTCTCGAGCAGCTCCGGCTTGGGGAAGGCGAAGACGACCAGCGGCCGCCGGCGGGTGAACGGGCCTAGCAGGACCGTACGGAGCTGCCGGTCCATCCCGGCCAGCCACCGGCCGCCCTCCTCCCCGCCGACGATGACGAACGTGCCGCGCGGGGTCAGCGCCTGCGCCGATCGACCGGACGAGCTCCACCTTGGACGTGCTGCACACGCCGGTGACCTCCGCACCGAAGGCCTTGGCCAGCTACATCGCGAACGTCCCCACGCCCCCACCGGCGCCGATGACCAGGACCCGCTGCCCAGGACGCACCTTCCCGGCATCGCGCAGCGCCATCAACGCGGTCATTCCGGACGTCGGCAGCGCCGCGGCCCGCTCGAACGTCAGGTTCTCCGGAATCGGCGCAAGCCTGTCCTGCGGCGTGCGGGCGAACTCGGCGAAGGCGCCGTCGCACGTGCCGAACACCCGGTCGCCGGGCTTGAACCTGGTGACGGCGGCGCCGACCGCCTCGATCTCCCCGGCGTGGACGCGTAACACCACCTCGTCATCGCCGGGCGCCGGCTTCTCCACGTCCCCGAGCCGGAGGACGTCGGCCGGGCCGTATGCGTCGCGGATGACGGCCTTCATGTCATCTCTCCAGTTCAGCGTTCGGATACTGGAACACGTCGTCGAGCGGTACGCCGAACACGTGCGCGATCTGGAAGGCCATCTCGAGGGACGGCGAGTAGCGGCCCTGTTCGATGGCGATGATGGTCTGCCTGGTCACCCCGACCCGATCGGCCAGCTCCGCCTGCGTCATCTCGCCGTGCGCGAACCGCAGCGCACGGATCGAGTTCGTGACCTTCGTGGGCTTCACCATGACGGGATCCCCCGCCGGTAGGCGACGATCTTGACGATCGAGCCGAGCACGGCCTGCAGGACGAACGCCAGGTAGAGCGTGTTGGCGATCCAGAAGTGGTCCCACTCGGCCATCGCCATCACGAGCGCCGCGATGCTTCCGGCGACAACGAACGACTGGCCGGCGTACTCGCCGTACCGGTAGATCTCCCGGTCGCGCTGGTCCTTCTTGCCGACGTCACTGGGCGCGACCATGCTGACCACGATGACCAGCAGGATCGACGCCACGATCGCGCCACCGATGCTCCACAACAACGGGGCCGCATAGGGCACTTCGGTGAGGGGAGTGGTGCGCGCCCGGCCCAGGATGATCGCGAGGTAAGCCCCGTAGCCGCAGACCGAGACCACCAGCATGACCCACGCGCGTCTCTCTTCGGATGCCATACTTGGAATGTAAAGCAATACGGACACGATGTCTAGAATTTTTTACATCCGTGAGGTCGCGTAGGTGCTGGACGCCGAACTCGGTGTCTCAGGACTTGGGGACGGTGATGAGGAGGGCGTCGCCCTGACCGCCGCCGCCGCACAGACCCGCCGCGCCCAGGCCGCCGCCCCGGCGCTTCAGCTCGTACGCCAGCGTCAGCACGATCCGCGCACCCGACGCGCCGATCGGATGACCCAGCGCGATGCCGCCGCCGTTGACGTTGACCTTCTCCAGCGGCACGCCCAGCTCCTTGGCCGACTGCAGGACCACGCTCGCGAACGCCTCGTTGATCTCGATCAGGTCCAGGTCCTCCGCCGTCACGCCCTGCTTGGCCATGGCCTGCTTGATGGCGTTGGCCGGCTGCGACTGGAGGGAGGCGTCCGGGCCTGCCACGTTGCCGTGCCTGCCGATCTCCGCCAGCCACTCCAGGCCGAGCTCCTCGGCCTTCGACTTGGACATGACGACCACGGCGCAGGCGCCGTCGGAGATCTGGGAGGCCGAGCCCGCCGTGATCGTGCCGTCGGCGGCGAAGGCCGGGCGGAGCTTGGCGAGCGTCTCGGCCGTGGTGTCCCCGCGTACGCCCTCGTCCTCCTTGACGACCACGGGCTCCCCGCGCCGCTGCGGGATCTCCACCGGGACGATCTCGTCGTCGAAGAGACCGTTCTTGATCGCGGCGGCGGCGAGCTGATGAGAACGGGCCGACAGGGCGTCCTGATCCTCGCGGCCGATGCCGAGCCTGGCGTTGTAGCGCTCGGTCGACTCCCCCATCGCGCACTGGTCGAACGCGCAGAACAGGCCGTCGTGGGCCATCGAGTCGATCACCTCGGCGCCGCCGTACTTGACGCCCTTGCGCAGCCCGGGCAGCAGGTGGGGGGCGTTGGTCATGGACTCCATGCCGCCGGCCACCACGATGTCGAACTCGCCCGCGCGGATGAGCTGGTCGGCCAGGGCGATCGCGTCCAGGCCCGACAGGCAGACCTTGTTGATCGTGATCGAGGGCACGGTCATGGGGATGCCGGCTTTGACGGCGGCCTGGCGAGAGGGGATCTGGCCGGCGCCGGCCTGCAGGACCTGGCCCATGATGACGTACTCGACGGCCTCCGGCGCCACTCCGGCCCGCTCCAGGGCGGCCTTGATGGCGATGCCGCCCAGCTCGACGGCCGACTGGCCGGACAGCGCGCCGAGCAGCTTGCCGACGGGCGTGCGCGCTCCGGCGACGATGACGGACCTGGACATGACAACGGCCTCCTGTGCTCGCGCGTCGGCTTCTTTGACACGATACCCACGAGGAGAATGACCCTGGCTATGGAGGCGGACCACACATGTTCATGCGGATCGACCACATCGGGATCGCCTGCCGCGACCTGGAGGAGAAGATCGCGTTCTTCTCCGAGACCTTCGAGCTCACCGTGGTGGCCAGGGAGGTCAACGAGGAGCAAGGAGTGAAGGAGGCCATGCTGCACATCGCCGACGGCGAAGGCGGGGGCTCCTACATTCAGCTTCTAGAGCCTCTCTCCGAAGACTCCCCTGTGGGAAAATTCCTCGCCAAGCGGGGCGAGGGAGTCCATCACGTCGCTTTCGGTGTACGTGACGTCACAGAAACCATGGATAAGATCCACGAGAAGGGTGTGAGGCTGCTGGACGAGCATCCCCGGCACGGGTCGATGGGCTCGCAGATCGCCTTCCTGCATCCCAAGGATGTGGGGGGAATGCTGACGGAGTTGGTCCAGGCCGCCAAGCGCCCGTAAGTGCAGAAAAACGTTCATATGTAACTAGTCACGCAGAAAGTTGGACGGGGCTTCGCAGGCAGCACCAGCGGAGTACGCTTGACCTTCCCGGACATGGAGCCTGCCGCGAGGCACAGGTTCCTGGCTCGGATGCCCCGAACCCCCCGTCCGGCCCGTGTAGCCGTCTCGACAACCCAGGATCGAGCCTCCATGCAGTCCGACATCGACGCCCAGCTCAATAATTTCTTCGAAGACGCCCCAGCCCGCGAGTTCGACGTGGTGCTTCGTGGTTACGACCGGCATCAGGTCCACGATCATCTCAAGACTCTCGACCAAGAGCTGCGCCAGGCCCGCGAGCAACTCACCAGCCTGCAGCGCGATCTGTCCGACTCCCAGCGTCAGCTGCAGGAGCAGGAGCGCCCGACCTACTCCGGCCTCGGCGCCCGCATCGAGCAGCTGCTCCGCCTGGCCGAGGAGCAGGCCACGGAGCTGGTGCAGGCCGCCAGGTCCGAGGCCAACGAGATCAAGGCCGCCGCCAAGGTCGAGGCCGCCGACCTGCGTGCCGCCGCCGAGGCCGAGGCTGCCGAGAAGCGCGCCCAGGCCACACGCGAGACCGACGAGATGCGCACCGCCGCCGACCGGGACGCCGAGGAGATCCGCTCGACCGCCCGCCGGGAGGCGGACGAGCTGACCAACACCACCGAGCGCGAGGCCGCCAAGCTGCGGGCCACGGCCGACCACGAGGTGGCGGAGAAGCGGGCCGACGCCGAGCGGGAGATCGCCAAGCTCCGCACGACCACCGAGCGCGAGGTCGCCCAGCTGCGGGCCTCCACCAAGCGCGAGCGCGACGAGGTCCTGACCACCGCCAAGCGGCAGGCCGACGAGATGCGCGCGCAGGCTCAGCGGGTGCTGGAGGAGTCGGAGGCCAAGCGGGCGCAGGACGAGGCGGAGTTCGAGATCCAGCTCGCCGCCCGCCGGGAGGAGGCCGAGCGCCAGGAGGCCGAGCGCCACGCCACCGCCCAGGCCCACACACAGAAGCTGGTCGCCGAGGCCGAGCAGCGGGCCGCCACGGCCGAGTCGCGGGCCACGAAGGCCACCCAGCAGGCCGAGCAGACGCGCCGCGAGGCCGACCTGCACGCCAAGCAGCTCGTCGCCAACGCCCGCAAGAGCGCCGAGACCATCGTGGCCGACGCCAAGTCGAGCGCCGAGACGATCGTCACCGAGGCGAAGACCGAGGCCGACCGCACCCGCACGGCGATGCAGCGCCAGGTCGACGAGCTCACCCGCCAGCGCGACAGCATCACCAGCCACCTCGCCCAGCTGCGCCAGCTGCTCGGTGGCGCCGCCCTGCCGGGCATGGACCCCGAGCCCGCGGTCGCGGCGGCCCCGCCGAAGCCCGCGATCGCCGCGCCTGCGCCCGCGCCCGTGGTCGAGGCACCGGCCCCTGCGCCGGCGCCGGCTCCCAAGGTCGAGGCCAGGTCCGAGGATGACGCGGAGTGGTGGCAGGAGTAGTCATTCGCTTCACGGGGGCTGAGTGACGGCGGGAGAAGAGCCTGGCGATTCGATGGTCGCTAGGCTCTCTCTTTGTCTTTGATGTCGGGGTCCGTACCCGTCATGCTTTGTCGCCGACGTTCCGGGGAGTCCTGTTGTCCACAGAAGCCGAGTCCACGGCCGCTGCCGAGCGGGACGCGCCCGAGGCGGAGCGGGACGCGCCCGAGGCGGAGCGGGACGCGCCCGAGGCGGAGAGCGTCCCCAAGGAGACCTCGGAGGGTCAGGAGGACCTGACCGCGCAGCCGTACGGGATCCCCGGCAAGCCGCTGGCGCGCGGCCCGTTCCTGTTCGGGCTGGTCGGCGGGCTCGGGGTGCTGACGGCGATCGCGATCGGCCAGATGGTCGTCAACTCGCTGAGCACGATCATCCTCGTCGTGGTGGCGATGTTCCTGGCCGTCGGCCTCAACCCGGCCGTGGAGGCGCTGCAGCGCAAGGGCCTGGCCAGGCGGGGCGCGATCTCGATCGTGTTCGCCGGCGTCATCGTGGCGTTCGCGCTGTTCGGGCTGGCAGTGGTGCCGCCGGTGAGCCAGGAGCTGACGGAATTCGTCGCGGCGGTGCCCGGATACCTCAACGAGCTGCAGAACCATCCGACGCTGCGGCAGCTCGACGCCGAGTACAAGATCATCTCGCAGCTCACGACGTTCGTCACGGGCACGCTGGGGCCGTCGCTGGCCAGCGGGATCATGGGCGCGGGGCTGGTGGTGCTGGACAGCGTGTTCACGACCGTGACGTTGCTGGTCCTCATGCTCTACTTCCTCGGCTCGCTGCACACGATCAAGGACTACCTGCTCAAGCTGGTGCCGTCCTCGCGCCGGGTACGCACCCGCGCGATCAGCGAGCAGATCCTCACCGGCATCGGCGGCTACGTCGCGGGCAACGTGCTGATCTCGGTCATCGCGGGCGTGCTCACGTGGATCTTCCTGTCCATCGCCGACGTCAAGTACGCGCTCGCGCTCGCCCTGGTCGTCGCGCTGACGGACCTGATCCCGCTGGTGGGGGCCACGATCGGCGCGGTGCTCGTGACCGCCGTGGCACTGCTGCAGTCGCTGCCCGCGGGCATCGCCTGTGCGATCTTCTTCGTGGTCTACCAGCAGGTCGAGAACTACCTCATCTACCCCAGGGTGATGAAACGCTCGGTGGACGTGACGCCGGCCGTGACGGTGATCGCCGCGTTGTTCGGCGGCGCACTGCTGGGAATCGTCGGCGCGTTGCTGGCCATCCCGGTGGCCGCGGCGATCGCGCTGATCATCCGCGAAGTCGTCATTCCACGCCAGTCACAGGCCTGAGCGCGTCTCAGGCCCTGGGCTCACAGCCGTACGCCGCCCAGCTCCGTCCTGAGGAATTCGGTCACCGCCGCGTTGAACGCCTCCGGCTGCTCGACCGCGCTCAGATGACCGGCCTTGGGGATGACTTCCAGGCGGCCGTTGCCGGGCACGGCCCGTGCCATCGCCTCGGCGTCGGCGGGCGGCGACAGCTCGTCCTCCTCACCCACGAGGATCAGCAGGGGGACCTTGAGCGCGCCCAGCGTGTCGAACGAGTCGGGCCGCGCCGCCATGGCTCGCTGCGCCCAGGCGACGGCGCCCGGCGGCGCGGACTGCACCAGCCCTTTGACGCGCCCGAACACCATGGCGCGCCGCTCCTTGGTCGTGGGCCCGATGAGCGTCGGCAGCACGTCGCTGACCAGCACGTCGCTCCCGTCGGACAGCACGGCCTGCGCGATGCGCTCCCTGTTGTCCCTCGCCGGAGCCGGATCGGAGCTCGCCTTGGTGTCGGCCAGGATGGCGCCGAGCAACCGGTCGGGGTGCCGCCGGCAGAACGCCATGGTCACGTAGCCGCCCATGGACAGCCCGCCGACCACCGCCCTGTCGATGCCCTCCTCGTCCAGCAGCCTGGCGACGTCGTCGGCCATGAGGTCGAGCGACGGCTCGTCCTCACCCAGCCGCGACCCGCCGAAACCGCGCAGGTCGGGGGTGATGACCCGGCAGACCGTGGCCAGCCCTTCCCGCTGGGCCAGCCACATCGCCGACGACAGCGGGAACGCGTGAAGCAGCACAACCGGGAGTCCGGTCCCGGCCGATCTCGTGTAGAGCTGCACGGATCACACGGTAGCCGGGTTCGCGGCCGCGAGCACTCAATGTCATATGCCGATATACCCCCATAACGCGGACCGCTTTAGCGAGGGGGCGGTCAGATGGCGGTGGCGCCGCCGTCGATGAACAGGACCTGGCCCGTCATGTACGCCGACGCCGCACTGGCCAGGAAGACCGCCGGCTGGGCCATCTCCTCCACGGACCCCCAGCGCCGCATCGGCACGGAGCCGACCGTGGCCGCACTGGCCGCCTCGTCCTCCCAGAGATTGCGGTTGAGCTCCGTGGCCGTCCAGCCGGGGCACAGGGCGTTCACCCGTACGCCGGCTTGCGCCCATTCCACGGCGAGCGTCTTGGTGAGCGCCACCAGCCCCGCTTTGGCGGCGGCGTAGGGGGCGAGGAAGGGCGCGCCGAGCGCGGCCACCGACGCCACGTTGATGACCGACGCGCCGCCCCGCTCCAGCAGGTGCGGTGCGGCCGCGTGGCAGACGACCATGGCGGAGTCCAGGTTGAGCCGCATGAGCTTGTCCCAGCCGGACAACCGCAGGTCCTTGAACTCGACCATGAAGTTCGAGCCGCCGGCGTTGTTGACCAGGATGTCGAGGCGGCCGAGCGCGTCGACGGCAGCCGCCACGGCGCCGGTGGCGGCGTCGCGGTCGGTGAGGTCGGCGGGGATGACGACGGCCCGCCGGCCCAGCGCCTCGATCTCCTTGCCGACCTCGGCGAGGCTCTCGGCGGACCGGGACACGAGCGCGACGTCGGCTCCTGCCTCGGCGTAGGCGAGTGCGATGGCCCGCCCGATCCCCTTCGACGCCCCGGTGACCAGGGCCTGCTTCCCACTCAGATCGAACGCGCCCACGCCGCCGCCTCTCCTCAGTATCCCGGCCAGAACCGAACAAAATTCTAACCCGATGAGGCGGTGCCGGTGCGAGGGCCCCACGCCCCCGCACCGGCACGTGCTCAGAAGAAGAACCCGAAGAAGTCGTCCAGGCCGCTCTTGTCGAACCAGCGGGTGACGCCGGCACCCGTCTCGGCGATCGTGCCCGTCCGCGTGCTCTCCGGTTCGATCTTCTCCGGACGGAAGATCTGCTTCTCACCCTGGCCGGAGCCACCGGGCCGCAGCCGCGGCGGCGGACCGTCCGGGTACATCCGGCCGTCCCGGTAGACCGTGTAGGACTGGGTCGGCTGAATGGTGCCGTCGTTGCGGTAGACCTGCCCAGGGCGTGGCTGCATCGGCTGCCTGCTGTCCCTGGGCGGGGTCTGCCGCTGGGTGGCCCGGTGGCTCGTCGGCCGCTGCGCCGGACGCTGCCGCGCCCGCTGGATCCCGCTGGGGATCCGGCCGGCCCGCCTGTTGCGCGCCCTGGCCGCCTGGGCGGCCCGCCTGGCCGCCCGTGCGTCGGCGGCCTTCCTTCTCGCCTCTCTTCTCGCCGCCGCCGCGGCCCGCCGCTGAGCTCTGGCCGTGGCCGCCTTCCTGGCCCTTTCCGCCGCCTTTCTCCTGGCCTCCGCTTGGAGGCGCCTTCTGGCCGCCGCGGCGGCACGCTTACGCGCCGCTTCCGCGGCCCGCTTCCTGGCCGCCTCCGCCGCCCGCCTCCTGGCCTCGGCGGCAGCGCGCCGCCGGGCCGCCGCGATCGCGGCCCGCCTGGCCGCCGCCCGGGCCGCCGCGATGGCCGCCCGCCTGGCGGCGGCCATCGCCAGCCTCCTGGCGATGATCTGGGCCGCGATCCTCGCCGCGATGGCGGCGGCGAACCAGAACAGCTGCCCGTCGGGGTCGGTCATGGTGACGGGGCTGTTGTTGGCGTAGGCGTAGGCGTTGAGCTGCTGTGGCTCCGACTCCTCGATCACGGGGTCGACCGACAGGAACCGGCCGTGCTTGGGGTCGTACTCGCGGGCGCCGAGGTGGACGAGCCCGGTCGTCGGGTCCTGCGTGCCTCCGACGAACGCGCGCTGCCCGGGCCAGAACGCCGGTGGCGAACCCCGGTTCTCACCGAAGGGGGTCAGCCTGCGTACGGCCAGCTCGCCGGTCCCGGCGTTCACCGCCGCCTGGGCCGTGCCCTGGTGGTCGCCGGCCAGGAAGTACACCTGGTTGTCCGGCGTGCGTACCGCGATGGCCTGGTCGTTGATGGTGTAGTAGCGGGTCTGCTCGACGGCGTCCTTGGCGACGTCGAAGCGCAGCTCCATGTCGTCGATGTAGAGCGTGGCATCGGCCGGCGTCTTGCGGATCAACCGGTCGCCGTCCGCGCTGTAGACGAACGACGTCGTCTTGCCCGCCTCCGTCACCGACTCCAGGTTGCCCTCGGCGTCCCAGACCAGGCTCTGGTCCGAGGTGCCGATCTTGCGCCTGGTGGTGTTGCCTGCCGCGTCGTACGCGAACAGGTCCTGCCCGACGCTCTGCAGCGCGTGCGGCTGCTTGGCGCCCGGCGCGGGGTAGGTGTAGTCGCGGACGGTCTGGCCCGCGCCGCCCCAGGCGTGCCTGGTCTCCTTGATCCGGTTGCCGGTGGAGTCGTAGGCGTAGCCGACCGCGTATGGGGCCACGCCGCCGATCTTGTCCGACTGCGGGCTGCCGCTCGCGCAGTCGTCGGTGGCCGTCCAGGCCGAGGTCAGGCGGCGCAGGTGGTCGTAGGTGAAGCACTGCGTGTCCTGGCCGCTCGCCCTGTCAGCGATCTTGGTGATGTTGCCGACGGCGTCGTAGGTGTAGGCAAGGTCGAGGTCGGTCGCGGCGGCGGCCTCCCGGTCCAGCCGCATGCTGGTCAGCCGGCGGGTGGTCTCGTCGTGGGTGTAGGTGAGCCAGGTCTTCCTGCCGCCGGTGCCCAGCTCGTACTGCAGGGTCTCGCCGAGCTTGGAGTAGCGGGTCGCGGTCACGTACGACGACAGGCCGGTGACCTTGGTCGGCTGGCTCTGCTCGTCGTAGGTGTAGACGACCGACTCCTCGGCCAGGCCGCCACCCGCCGGGAAGCTGACCGACTGGACCTGGTCGTCGAGCGTGTAACGGGTGTTGAGGATGTACGAGCCGGCCAGCTTGCCCTCCCGCTCGGGGATGGTGACCGTCTGGCGCAGCGTGCGGTAGTGCGAGTCGATGGCGTTGATCTCGGCCTTGTACGCCTGCCCGCCCACATAGCGGATGCTGGCGTTCATGTGGCCCTTGGCCAGCCCGTCGTACTTCCACTCGGCCAGCAGCGGGCCGGTCGCGGAGCCGTCACGCAGTTCCTTCTTGCGGCCCAGCTCGTCGTAGACGTACCACAGGGTCCTGCCGCGCGCGTCGGTGGTGCTGACCAGCTCGTCCGCGTCGTTGTAGGTCATGGTGGTGACGCCCTTGTCGGGGTCCTCCGCCTTGATCTGCCGGCCGCGCAGGTCGTAGTGGTGGCGCCACACGTTGCCGGCGTGGTCGGTCACCGTGGACAGCCGTCCGGCGTGGTCGTAGGTGTACTTGGTGGACTCGTACTCGCCGGTCGGGGTGGCGCCCTTGTACTGGCGCAGCTCGATGAGCCGGTCCTCGGCGTCCCCGATGCGGGTGGTGGCGGTGCCGCCGGGCGGCGGCGTCACGTGGATCCGGTCGCCTTCCTGCACCGTGCTGACCCGGTACTTCTCCACGCCCTTCGCCTTGAGGATCTGAGCGTTGACGTCCCCGGTGCCGTCGAAGGCCGACACGACTTGGGTGGGCACGTCGGCGTCGGCGACCGCGAGCAGGTCGGTGGAGGGGGCGCCGGTCGCGAAGTAGCCGGTGTTGGCCTTGCTCTGCTGGCCATGCGAGTTGTGGAAGGTGTCGGTGATCGTGCGCCCGTCGCGCAGCGCCGGGTCCTGCGTCTGGTCGTCCCTGGGCGCGGGCTCCTGGGTCTGGCGCTCGCGCATCAGGCCGTCGTACAGCTCGTGGCTGGCGGAGTAGGTGCCGTCGGCGTTCAGCGTCTTGGTGGTGACGACGCTGGGGCCGTCGGTGCGGATCACGTAGGAATACTCGGTGCTGGGCGACTGGTTGGCGGCCTTGCTGCGGTCCGGCTGCCAGACCTTGGTCAGGCGGCCGAGCGCGTCGTACTCCAGGTCGATGCGGCGGTTGTTCGCGTCGACCTCGGCGACCGGCTCGCCCCAGGCCGGATTGACCAGGGTGCGCTCGAGGTGGCCGAGCTGGTTGGTCTGCGTGATCTCGGTCGGCGGCGCCCCCGCGGCGGGGGTGTAGGTGGTGGTGGACTTGGTGCCGACCGCGTCGGTCTCGCTGGTCTCGCGGCCGTAGGCGTCATACGTGTGGGTGCTGTCGATGATCGTCGCGCCGTCCCCGGAGACGAGCTGCTGGACCGAGGTCACGTCACCCTTGCTCGGGGCCTGGCCGAACGCCTGGCCGTCGTACCCGACCTTCTCGTCGGAGATCACCTCACCGGCGGCCAGCGTGGACACGGCGGTGCCGCAGCTCGCTGACACTTTCTGGATGCGGCTGGTGTAGTCGAGCATCCAGCTGGCGTCGTTGCGTGCGTAGGTGTAGCGGACGCACTGGTCGTCGTCGGCTGTGGCCAGGTCGCCCTTCTCCTCGACCTGGGTGAGCAGGCCCTTGGCGTCGTACGCGCGCTCCTCGCCGGTACGCCGCCACGTGCCGCCGGCCATCGCGGTCCGGGTCACCATGGACTTCGGCTCGACCAGGTGCGCGACCTTGGTCACGCCCCCTTGCGTGGACTCGGCGGTCTTCAGCGACCACGGCTGCTCGACGGTCGCGGTCAGGATGGCGCCGCCGTCCCCGTCGTAGGTGATCTCTTCGCGCTCGAGCCCGGAGTACTGGTCGAGGTCGTCCACCGTGCCGCCCTCGGAGTCGGCCACCTGCGCGGTGCGCTTGGAGCCGTCGGCCTGCTTGTCGCCGTGCATGCCGCGGAAGTAGCGGAACTCGGTGAGCGTGCGCTTGGTGTCCTGCCCGTCGCCCTCGCGGACCCGCACCCGGCCGAAGCCCCGGAAGTCCGACCACGTGCGATGCTCGGGCTTGACGAGGATGTTGTCGGCGTAGTGCCAGGCGGCGCCGTCCAGGTACTCGTAGCTGGTGACCACGCCCGGCGAGCCCGCGACGCGGTCCACCTCGATGGTCTGCGCGACCACGTACTTGTGGAACCAGTCGGTGACCTCCGGCTCGGCCGGCGGCGACCAGCGCTGCGGGAAGCACAGCCGGTTGTTCTTGTCGGCCGTCGGCACGTCGCCCGGCTTGCAGTCGGCGGGGGCGTAGTTCACGCGCAGCTCGCCGCCGGACTCGTTGTTGACGGCCTGGACGCGCCACTTGACCAGCGGAGCGCGACCCTCGTTGGCGTCCACCCGGTTGGGCAGCTGGACGCCGGCGAACGTGACCTTGGGCAGCGTGATCGTGCCGCCCACGTGGCCGGTCTGCTGGACCGAGGCCAGCCACAGCGAGGGGCTGAGGCCGTCGCCCGTCGCGGGGAACTGGTGGGTCAGTGTCCAGGAGTCCACCGGGTTGTACACGCCGGAGCCGTTGTTGATCTGCGTGGTGACCTTGGTCAGCCGCTTGCGCGTGAAGAACGTCGGCGCCAGCCGGTCGGTGCACGTCACGCCGGCGTTGCAGATCTGGTCGAACGGCACGTCCGGCCAGTGG includes:
- a CDS encoding SDR family NAD(P)-dependent oxidoreductase, whose product is MGAFDLSGKQALVTGASKGIGRAIALAYAEAGADVALVSRSAESLAEVGKEIEALGRRAVVIPADLTDRDAATGAVAAAVDALGRLDILVNNAGGSNFMVEFKDLRLSGWDKLMRLNLDSAMVVCHAAAPHLLERGGASVINVASVAALGAPFLAPYAAAKAGLVALTKTLAVEWAQAGVRVNALCPGWTATELNRNLWEDEAASAATVGSVPMRRWGSVEEMAQPAVFLASAASAYMTGQVLFIDGGATAI
- a CDS encoding quinone oxidoreductase family protein, which produces MKAVIRDAYGPADVLRLGDVEKPAPGDDEVVLRVHAGEIEAVGAAVTRFKPGDRVFGTCDGAFAEFARTPQDRLAPIPENLTFERAAALPTSGMTALMALRDAGKVRPGQRVLVIGAGGGVGTFAM
- a CDS encoding zinc-binding dehydrogenase produces the protein MRRSPACAARPRWSSSGRSAQALTPRGTFVIVGGEEGGRWLAGMDRQLRTVLLGPFTRRRPLVVFAFPKPELLERLAELAEQGKITPVVDKTFPLSEASEAVRELARGHARGKLVITV
- a CDS encoding acetyl-CoA C-acetyltransferase, producing the protein MSRSVIVAGARTPVGKLLGALSGQSAVELGGIAIKAALERAGVAPEAVEYVIMGQVLQAGAGQIPSRQAAVKAGIPMTVPSITINKVCLSGLDAIALADQLIRAGEFDIVVAGGMESMTNAPHLLPGLRKGVKYGGAEVIDSMAHDGLFCAFDQCAMGESTERYNARLGIGREDQDALSARSHQLAAAAIKNGLFDDEIVPVEIPQRRGEPVVVKEDEGVRGDTTAETLAKLRPAFAADGTITAGSASQISDGACAVVVMSKSKAEELGLEWLAEIGRHGNVAGPDASLQSQPANAIKQAMAKQGVTAEDLDLIEINEAFASVVLQSAKELGVPLEKVNVNGGGIALGHPIGASGARIVLTLAYELKRRGGGLGAAGLCGGGGQGDALLITVPKS
- a CDS encoding helix-turn-helix transcriptional regulator; its protein translation is MVKPTKVTNSIRALRFAHGEMTQAELADRVGVTRQTIIAIEQGRYSPSLEMAFQIAHVFGVPLDDVFQYPNAELER
- a CDS encoding AI-2E family transporter, which translates into the protein MSTEAESTAAAERDAPEAERDAPEAERDAPEAESVPKETSEGQEDLTAQPYGIPGKPLARGPFLFGLVGGLGVLTAIAIGQMVVNSLSTIILVVVAMFLAVGLNPAVEALQRKGLARRGAISIVFAGVIVAFALFGLAVVPPVSQELTEFVAAVPGYLNELQNHPTLRQLDAEYKIISQLTTFVTGTLGPSLASGIMGAGLVVLDSVFTTVTLLVLMLYFLGSLHTIKDYLLKLVPSSRRVRTRAISEQILTGIGGYVAGNVLISVIAGVLTWIFLSIADVKYALALALVVALTDLIPLVGATIGAVLVTAVALLQSLPAGIACAIFFVVYQQVENYLIYPRVMKRSVDVTPAVTVIAALFGGALLGIVGALLAIPVAAAIALIIREVVIPRQSQA
- a CDS encoding DivIVA domain-containing protein, coding for MQSDIDAQLNNFFEDAPAREFDVVLRGYDRHQVHDHLKTLDQELRQAREQLTSLQRDLSDSQRQLQEQERPTYSGLGARIEQLLRLAEEQATELVQAARSEANEIKAAAKVEAADLRAAAEAEAAEKRAQATRETDEMRTAADRDAEEIRSTARREADELTNTTEREAAKLRATADHEVAEKRADAEREIAKLRTTTEREVAQLRASTKRERDEVLTTAKRQADEMRAQAQRVLEESEAKRAQDEAEFEIQLAARREEAERQEAERHATAQAHTQKLVAEAEQRAATAESRATKATQQAEQTRREADLHAKQLVANARKSAETIVADAKSSAETIVTEAKTEADRTRTAMQRQVDELTRQRDSITSHLAQLRQLLGGAALPGMDPEPAVAAAPPKPAIAAPAPAPVVEAPAPAPAPAPKVEARSEDDAEWWQE
- a CDS encoding alpha/beta fold hydrolase, with the translated sequence MQLYTRSAGTGLPVVLLHAFPLSSAMWLAQREGLATVCRVITPDLRGFGGSRLGEDEPSLDLMADDVARLLDEEGIDRAVVGGLSMGGYVTMAFCRRHPDRLLGAILADTKASSDPAPARDNRERIAQAVLSDGSDVLVSDVLPTLIGPTTKERRAMVFGRVKGLVQSAPPGAVAWAQRAMAARPDSFDTLGALKVPLLILVGEEDELSPPADAEAMARAVPGNGRLEVIPKAGHLSAVEQPEAFNAAVTEFLRTELGGVRL
- the mce gene encoding methylmalonyl-CoA epimerase — translated: MFMRIDHIGIACRDLEEKIAFFSETFELTVVAREVNEEQGVKEAMLHIADGEGGGSYIQLLEPLSEDSPVGKFLAKRGEGVHHVAFGVRDVTETMDKIHEKGVRLLDEHPRHGSMGSQIAFLHPKDVGGMLTELVQAAKRP